In Macadamia integrifolia cultivar HAES 741 chromosome 12, SCU_Mint_v3, whole genome shotgun sequence, the following are encoded in one genomic region:
- the LOC122057702 gene encoding zinc finger protein CONSTANS-LIKE 13-like isoform X1, with translation MERSEMADSEIPPRRGEEEQGGDAEGVPVVAAEEEEKKLEQNDKTHQRLCDFCNESLAILYSRADTAKLCFSCDREVHLGNPLFRKHTRSLLCDCCDSKPASIFCSTENIVLCQNCDWETHGVLSSLHDRRPLEEFSGCPSVTDFSSIFGFDDVGDKSLLPMADQDDGGLVGSGFYASVGGVVDELSDAFVWETSPVVRYLSSGDWCYVEDSLFTKVHSNEEEG, from the coding sequence ATGGAAAGGTCTGAAATGGCTGATTCTGAAATTCCTCCACGACGTGGGGAAGAAGAACAGGGAGGGGATGCTGAAGGAGTACCAGTAGTtgcagcagaggaagaagagaaaaaattggAACAGAATGACAAAACCCACCAACGTCTCTGTGATTTCTGCAATGAATCGTTGGCTATCTTGTACAGCAGAGCCGACACCGCCAAGCTCTGCTTCTCGTGCGACCGTGAAGTCCACTTAGGGAACCCACTTTTTCGGAAGCACACTCGTTCCCTTCTGTGTGATTGCTGTGATTCAAAGCCGGCTTCCATTTTCTGTTCCACTGAGAATATTGTTCTCTGCCAGAACTGTGATTGGGAAACCCATGGTGTCTTATCTTCTCTGCACGACAGGAGACCGTTGGAGGAGTTTTCTGGGTGCCCATCGGTGACTGATTTTTCATCAATTTTTGGGTTTGATGACGTTGGGGACAAGTCTCTGTTGCCGATGGCAGATCAGGATGATGGTGGCTTGGTGGGTTCTGGGTTTTATGCTTCTGTGGGAGGAGTAGTGGATGAGCTTTCTGATGCGTTTGTATGGGAGACTTCACCTGTTGTTAGGTACCTATCTTCTGGGGATTGGTGCTATGTAGAGGACTCATTATTCACAAAGGTTCATTCCAATGAGGAAGAGGGTTGA
- the LOC122057702 gene encoding zinc finger protein CONSTANS-LIKE 13-like isoform X2: MERSEMADSEIPPRRGEEEQGGDAEGVPVVAAEEEEKKLEQNDKTHQRLCDFCNESLAILYSRADTAKLCFSCDREVHLGNPLFRKHTRSLLCDCCDSKPASIFCSTENIVLCQNCDWETHGVLSSLHDRRPLEEFSGCPSVTDFSSIFGFDDVGDKSLLPMADQDDGGLVGSGFYASVGGVVDELSDAFVWETSPVVSHAQVAGRETQLANQ; the protein is encoded by the exons ATGGAAAGGTCTGAAATGGCTGATTCTGAAATTCCTCCACGACGTGGGGAAGAAGAACAGGGAGGGGATGCTGAAGGAGTACCAGTAGTtgcagcagaggaagaagagaaaaaattggAACAGAATGACAAAACCCACCAACGTCTCTGTGATTTCTGCAATGAATCGTTGGCTATCTTGTACAGCAGAGCCGACACCGCCAAGCTCTGCTTCTCGTGCGACCGTGAAGTCCACTTAGGGAACCCACTTTTTCGGAAGCACACTCGTTCCCTTCTGTGTGATTGCTGTGATTCAAAGCCGGCTTCCATTTTCTGTTCCACTGAGAATATTGTTCTCTGCCAGAACTGTGATTGGGAAACCCATGGTGTCTTATCTTCTCTGCACGACAGGAGACCGTTGGAGGAGTTTTCTGGGTGCCCATCGGTGACTGATTTTTCATCAATTTTTGGGTTTGATGACGTTGGGGACAAGTCTCTGTTGCCGATGGCAGATCAGGATGATGGTGGCTTGGTGGGTTCTGGGTTTTATGCTTCTGTGGGAGGAGTAGTGGATGAGCTTTCTGATGCGTTTGTATGGGAGACTTCACCTGTTGTTAG TCACGCACAAGTAGCTGGAAGAGAGACACAACTAGCCAATCAATGa